The following proteins come from a genomic window of Finegoldia magna ATCC 29328:
- a CDS encoding PolC-type DNA polymerase III: MHLLLNDVLKKIGLKYDSRYPIYIDKLTYNKDNDELDCLINVHKDENKDNLSEFIQKDLLDFIAKINIEFIEYENSKTNFSKDILIKILKSPDFCEYSSCVDFESLNISGSEISIVFNFEQIRDKFISDQKDIELSSLIKKAYNLSYSIKSKIVELRDNDDYIKNLKEYDNSIREKIAESIKDTPKQEKEEVKKTGIKCGKDIEKTPIKIKEIIENEDDTCIKAEIIDVDVRSIKDGKSFIVSLDLRDDSGAVLAKKFLKKNEYEAFGDKLKSGVYLLLTGRLEFDRFTSGKSFSIKQMQEIEKPESRKDEYYKKRVELHMYSQMSQLDGFIDLDECCKTLKKWGHSALGLTDKSVVQGYPQLYDACSNNGLKPLFGMEAKILEDDFRIITNPYDSMNLREFVVFDIETTGLSNATEKITEIGAVKIVDNKIVDEFNQLINPEIPIPEKITELTSITNEMVKDMPKIDAVLPEFLKFVGDCTLIAHNADFDMGFIKKNCIDLGINPVRTYIDTLAFARALEPHLKNHKLDTLTKKYNVNLFNHHRACDDARATGEVFICMVNNLEQRGFKFDININQMDSDWSISKRESHTATIYAKNLIGLKNLYKLVTASNLKYFSREGGIPKSELNKRREGLVIGSGNENGELIKAILSFESDEKIDEIISRYDFLEVQPPLYYDGVKSKSMSFNLRSCEELTRKLYDLSLKHNKLLVADSYAKYFEKEDYIFRNIILEGQPRKIYGEKFPTLFFRTTDEMMNEFGFLEKNVAEEIVIDNTIKISEMLEEIKPIPDGTFPPVIEGSDTELREMTYKKARSIYGDDLPEIVESRLERELSSIISNGYAVLYIIAQKLVKKSNEDGYLVGSRGSVGSSFVATMADITEVNPLIPHYICENCKHSEFIHDENIGSGVDLDDKICPVCGKPLKKEGHNIPFEVFLGFDGDKEPDIDLNFAGEYQPTVHKYTEELFGEGKVFRAGTIGTISDKTAYGYIKKYFEDKNEYVNNSEIKYLQRGILGVKRTSGQHPGGVMIVPRDKDIEDFCPVQHPADDVNSDIITTHFNYKSISGRILKLDLLGHDVPTIIKMLSDMTGVDPLTIPMDDKETMSIFSSIDALHFEELIDGLDIGTLGIPEFGTNFVRGMLRDTTPKTFSELVRISGLSHGTNVWLNNAQDLIRDGVVELKDTICTRDDIMIYLINKGLEKKKSFKIMETVRKNRVLDDDTLNYMIQNGVPDWYIESCKTIEYLFPKAHAVAYVMMSYRIAYFKVHYPEAFYSTFFTIKLQDYPGDVIVRGLSAIREEMQYLKDKYKESNSKMTAKDSNKYSVLEVAEEMYCRGIKQSRVDLYKSDKARFKVLEKGFIQPPFNALEGVSDANSIAIFEEIQKGDFISKQDFAVRTKVNKTALEILENHGVLDGLQNENQISLFDF, from the coding sequence ATGCATTTATTACTAAACGATGTGTTGAAGAAAATAGGTCTAAAATATGATTCAAGATATCCAATCTACATCGATAAATTAACTTACAATAAGGATAATGATGAGTTAGATTGTTTGATAAATGTTCATAAAGATGAGAATAAAGATAATTTGTCGGAATTTATTCAAAAAGATTTATTGGATTTTATTGCAAAAATTAATATTGAATTTATAGAATATGAAAATTCAAAAACGAATTTCTCAAAAGACATTTTGATTAAAATATTAAAATCACCTGATTTTTGTGAATATTCATCATGTGTTGATTTTGAAAGTTTAAATATAAGCGGTTCTGAAATATCAATTGTTTTTAATTTTGAGCAAATAAGGGATAAATTCATTTCAGATCAAAAAGATATCGAATTATCATCATTAATAAAAAAAGCATATAATCTAAGTTATTCAATAAAATCTAAAATAGTTGAGTTAAGGGATAATGATGATTATATAAAAAATCTCAAAGAGTATGATAATTCAATTAGAGAAAAAATAGCCGAATCAATAAAAGATACTCCTAAGCAAGAAAAAGAAGAGGTTAAAAAAACGGGAATAAAGTGTGGAAAGGACATAGAAAAGACTCCAATTAAAATTAAAGAAATTATAGAAAATGAAGATGATACTTGCATCAAAGCTGAAATTATTGATGTAGATGTAAGAAGCATAAAAGATGGTAAAAGTTTTATTGTTTCTTTGGACTTAAGAGATGACAGTGGAGCTGTTCTAGCAAAGAAGTTCTTGAAGAAGAATGAATATGAAGCTTTTGGCGACAAATTGAAATCAGGAGTTTATTTATTACTAACCGGAAGATTGGAATTTGATCGATTTACTTCTGGAAAGTCTTTTTCAATAAAACAAATGCAAGAAATTGAAAAACCGGAATCAAGAAAAGATGAGTACTATAAAAAGCGTGTAGAACTTCATATGTATTCTCAGATGAGCCAACTAGATGGTTTCATAGACTTGGATGAATGCTGTAAAACTCTAAAAAAATGGGGACATAGTGCGCTTGGATTAACTGATAAATCTGTAGTTCAAGGTTATCCTCAATTGTATGATGCTTGCAGCAATAATGGACTAAAACCACTTTTTGGAATGGAAGCTAAAATATTAGAAGATGATTTTAGAATTATAACTAATCCTTATGACTCTATGAATTTGCGAGAGTTTGTGGTTTTTGATATTGAAACAACAGGATTATCTAATGCAACAGAAAAAATTACTGAAATTGGAGCTGTAAAAATAGTAGACAATAAAATTGTTGATGAATTCAATCAATTAATCAACCCAGAAATTCCAATACCAGAAAAAATAACAGAACTAACGTCTATAACAAATGAGATGGTAAAAGATATGCCGAAAATAGATGCAGTATTACCTGAGTTTTTGAAATTTGTCGGAGACTGCACTTTAATAGCTCATAACGCAGATTTCGATATGGGATTTATCAAGAAAAACTGTATTGATTTAGGGATAAATCCTGTAAGAACATATATAGATACTCTTGCATTTGCTAGGGCGTTGGAGCCTCATCTTAAAAACCATAAGCTAGATACATTGACAAAAAAATACAACGTAAATTTGTTCAATCATCATAGAGCTTGTGATGATGCTAGAGCAACAGGTGAGGTATTCATCTGCATGGTTAATAACCTTGAACAAAGAGGTTTTAAATTTGATATTAATATAAATCAAATGGACTCTGATTGGAGTATTTCTAAAAGAGAATCTCATACTGCTACAATATATGCCAAAAATTTAATAGGATTGAAGAATTTATATAAATTAGTGACTGCTTCTAATTTAAAATACTTTTCAAGAGAAGGTGGAATACCAAAATCTGAATTGAATAAACGAAGGGAAGGTCTAGTAATCGGATCTGGAAATGAAAATGGAGAATTAATAAAAGCAATTCTTAGTTTTGAATCTGATGAAAAAATAGATGAAATAATTTCAAGATATGATTTTTTGGAAGTCCAACCACCTCTTTATTATGATGGTGTAAAATCTAAAAGTATGAGTTTTAATTTACGAAGTTGTGAAGAATTAACTAGAAAATTATACGATTTATCATTAAAACATAATAAACTTCTTGTGGCTGACTCTTATGCCAAATATTTTGAAAAAGAGGACTATATATTTAGAAATATAATATTGGAAGGTCAACCTAGAAAAATTTACGGAGAAAAATTTCCTACATTATTTTTCAGAACAACTGATGAAATGATGAATGAATTCGGTTTTTTAGAAAAAAATGTGGCTGAAGAAATAGTAATAGATAATACGATAAAAATTTCAGAGATGCTTGAGGAAATAAAGCCAATACCAGATGGAACTTTTCCACCGGTTATTGAAGGCTCTGATACTGAATTAAGAGAAATGACTTATAAAAAAGCCAGAAGTATATATGGTGATGATTTACCTGAAATTGTTGAAAGTAGATTAGAACGAGAATTATCATCAATTATTTCAAATGGTTATGCTGTATTATATATTATCGCTCAAAAATTAGTAAAGAAAAGTAATGAAGATGGATATCTAGTAGGATCTAGAGGGTCTGTAGGATCAAGCTTTGTTGCTACAATGGCTGATATTACAGAGGTTAATCCTTTAATTCCTCATTATATTTGTGAGAACTGTAAACATTCTGAGTTTATTCATGATGAGAATATTGGATCAGGAGTGGATCTTGATGACAAAATTTGTCCAGTATGCGGGAAACCATTAAAAAAAGAAGGCCATAACATACCATTTGAAGTTTTCTTGGGCTTCGATGGTGACAAAGAGCCGGATATTGATTTAAACTTTGCTGGAGAATATCAACCTACAGTACACAAATACACTGAAGAATTGTTCGGGGAAGGTAAGGTGTTTAGGGCGGGAACTATCGGTACAATTTCAGATAAAACTGCCTATGGATACATTAAAAAATATTTTGAAGATAAAAACGAATATGTTAATAATTCAGAGATAAAATATTTACAAAGAGGAATCTTGGGAGTTAAAAGAACATCGGGGCAACATCCAGGTGGCGTAATGATAGTTCCAAGAGATAAAGATATCGAGGATTTCTGTCCAGTTCAACACCCTGCAGACGATGTTAACAGTGATATAATCACTACTCACTTTAATTACAAATCAATTAGTGGTAGAATTTTAAAACTTGACTTGCTGGGACACGATGTTCCAACTATTATAAAAATGTTATCAGATATGACAGGAGTTGATCCATTAACTATTCCTATGGATGATAAAGAAACAATGAGTATTTTCTCTTCGATAGATGCTTTACACTTTGAAGAATTAATTGATGGATTGGATATAGGGACATTAGGAATACCAGAATTTGGTACAAATTTCGTAAGAGGAATGCTTAGAGATACTACACCAAAAACTTTTTCGGAATTAGTTAGAATTTCTGGATTATCTCACGGTACAAATGTATGGTTAAATAATGCACAAGATTTAATACGAGATGGTGTTGTTGAATTAAAAGATACTATATGTACTAGAGACGATATTATGATTTATCTCATAAATAAGGGATTGGAAAAGAAAAAATCATTTAAAATAATGGAAACAGTTAGAAAAAATAGAGTTCTGGATGACGATACACTAAACTATATGATTCAAAATGGTGTGCCAGATTGGTACATTGAATCTTGTAAAACGATAGAATATCTTTTCCCTAAGGCTCACGCAGTAGCGTATGTAATGATGAGCTATAGAATCGCTTATTTTAAAGTACACTATCCGGAAGCATTTTATTCAACATTTTTTACAATAAAATTGCAAGATTATCCAGGCGATGTAATTGTAAGAGGATTGAGTGCAATTAGAGAAGAAATGCAATACTTGAAAGATAAGTACAAAGAATCAAATTCTAAGATGACAGCAAAAGATAGCAACAAATATTCTGTATTAGAAGTTGCAGAAGAAATGTATTGTAGAGGGATAAAACAATCAAGAGTGGATTTATATAAATCAGATAAAGCGCGATTTAAAGTTTTGGAAAAAGGATTCATTCAACCTCCTTTTAATGCCTTAGAAGGTGTAAGCGACGCAAACTCTATTGCTATCTTTGAAGAAATCCAAAAAGGTGATTTTATTTCTAAACAAGATTTTGCCGTTAGAACAAAAGTTAACAAAACAGCACTAGAAATACTAGAAAATCACGGTGTATTAGATGGTTTACAAAATGAAAACCAAATAAGTTTATTTGATTTTTAG
- a CDS encoding PhoH family protein has protein sequence MDKNLIYKTNNEKLITFIFGQLEKNSKKIEETCDVKLKISEEGILISGSDINIESVGKLIESLDTHTLSGNEVTDQDLDYLLSNLEKIKQDNISKIKDYVICYNSKGKPLKPKTVNQRNYVEMINKNDIVFGIGPAGTGKTYLAMAMAINAFRNNEVDRIILTRPAVEAGESLGFLPGDLQEKIDPYLRPIYDAMFDILGYENFEKFKDRGLIEVAPLAYMRGRTLDNAYIILDEAQNTTNEQMKMFLTRIGYGSKAIVTGDITQVDLPRGKKSGLLVATNILRNIKGISFLEFEKTDVVRHPLVQKIIGAYENLENNRSNYDNTDK, from the coding sequence ATGGATAAAAATTTAATTTACAAAACAAATAACGAAAAATTAATAACTTTTATTTTTGGACAATTAGAAAAAAACTCAAAAAAAATTGAAGAAACTTGTGATGTTAAACTTAAGATATCTGAAGAGGGTATTTTGATTAGTGGTTCTGATATAAATATTGAAAGTGTTGGCAAATTAATTGAATCACTTGATACACATACTTTATCTGGAAACGAAGTGACAGATCAAGATTTAGATTATTTGCTTTCTAATTTGGAAAAAATAAAACAAGATAACATTTCAAAAATTAAAGACTATGTAATCTGCTACAATTCAAAAGGCAAACCTCTTAAACCCAAAACAGTTAATCAAAGAAATTATGTTGAAATGATTAATAAAAATGATATTGTTTTCGGAATTGGACCAGCAGGTACCGGAAAAACTTACTTGGCAATGGCGATGGCTATAAATGCTTTTAGAAACAACGAGGTAGATAGAATAATTTTAACTAGACCAGCTGTTGAAGCTGGAGAAAGTTTAGGATTTTTACCTGGAGATCTTCAAGAAAAAATTGATCCTTATTTAAGACCAATTTATGATGCTATGTTTGATATCTTAGGTTATGAGAATTTTGAAAAATTCAAAGATAGAGGATTAATCGAAGTAGCGCCATTGGCATATATGAGAGGAAGAACATTGGATAATGCATACATTATTTTAGATGAAGCTCAAAATACAACCAATGAACAAATGAAGATGTTTCTGACCAGAATAGGATACGGATCAAAAGCCATTGTTACTGGAGACATTACCCAAGTGGACTTACCAAGAGGAAAAAAATCAGGACTGCTAGTAGCCACTAATATCCTTAGAAATATAAAAGGAATAAGCTTTTTAGAGTTTGAAAAAACAGATGTTGTACGTCATCCGCTAGTACAAAAAATTATTGGAGCTTATGAAAATTTAGAAAATAATAGGTCGAATTATGATAATACAGATAAGTAA
- the ybeY gene encoding rRNA maturation RNase YbeY → MIIQISNRQEDFQIDDELTSDIEKSIRICLLQELNDDNYEISLSFVSESEIRKLNSDYRDKDSVTDVLSFPLDDDFAIQTNLLGDIIICCKRAIEQAKEYNHSIKREIVYLVVHSMFHLLGYDHIDESDRIIMRNKEKSALKEIGIYKDEEFK, encoded by the coding sequence ATGATAATACAGATAAGTAATAGACAAGAAGATTTTCAAATTGATGATGAATTGACATCAGATATTGAAAAATCAATAAGAATATGCTTGCTTCAAGAATTAAATGACGATAATTATGAAATATCTTTATCTTTTGTTAGTGAATCAGAAATTAGGAAATTAAATAGTGATTATCGAGATAAAGACAGTGTAACAGATGTGTTAAGTTTTCCTTTAGATGATGATTTTGCAATTCAAACAAATCTTTTGGGAGATATAATTATATGCTGCAAAAGAGCTATTGAACAAGCAAAAGAATACAATCATTCTATTAAAAGAGAAATTGTGTACTTAGTAGTTCATTCAATGTTTCATTTGTTAGGTTATGATCATATTGATGAAAGCGATAGAATTATTATGCGAAACAAGGAAAAATCAGCATTGAAAGAAATAGGTATTTATAAAGATGAAGAATTTAAATAG
- a CDS encoding diacylglycerol kinase, whose amino-acid sequence MKNLNSKSKDKNISKNTSFITSFQYAMDGIIHCLKNERNFRTDILMTVLVMIASLMFDLSRVEMACLCITITFILMAEMINTAIETIVDLIYDKYDDKAKIAKDVGAGAVLLAAFNSIFVGYFMFYDRIVPLSHTAVIKLQNSPTHLTFIALILVVVITLVLKSFIYQNKWTYLQGGSVSGHSSVSFCSATIIALLANNTLVTILSYFIAFLVAESRVEGKIHTLSQVIVGGIIGTLVAILLFKVII is encoded by the coding sequence ATGAAGAATTTAAATAGCAAATCAAAAGATAAAAACATTTCAAAAAATACATCTTTTATTACTAGCTTTCAATACGCAATGGATGGAATTATACATTGCTTGAAAAATGAAAGAAACTTTAGAACTGATATACTGATGACTGTTTTGGTCATGATAGCATCATTGATGTTCGACTTATCTAGAGTTGAAATGGCATGCTTGTGTATAACTATAACTTTCATACTCATGGCAGAAATGATTAACACTGCAATTGAAACTATAGTTGATTTAATTTACGATAAATACGACGATAAAGCAAAGATAGCAAAAGATGTAGGAGCTGGGGCAGTGCTACTAGCTGCTTTTAATTCTATTTTTGTAGGTTATTTTATGTTTTATGATAGAATTGTGCCTCTAAGTCACACAGCAGTAATCAAATTACAAAACTCACCTACCCATTTGACATTTATAGCTTTGATTTTGGTAGTTGTTATAACTTTAGTTTTAAAAAGTTTTATATATCAGAATAAATGGACATATTTACAAGGTGGTAGCGTAAGTGGCCATTCATCAGTTTCTTTTTGTAGTGCTACTATTATTGCTCTTCTAGCAAATAATACACTCGTGACGATACTATCATATTTTATAGCTTTTTTAGTTGCAGAAAGTAGGGTAGAAGGCAAGATCCATACGTTAAGTCAAGTTATAGTTGGTGGTATTATTGGGACTTTAGTAGCTATATTATTATTTAAAGTGATTATTTAG
- the cdd gene encoding cytidine deaminase — translation MEINKMYKIALQYKQNAYTPYSNYNVGCCVKDTDGNYFGGCNIENASFSPTICAERTAISKMVSEGCKLIDTILIIGDSDFTYPCGVCRQVIKEFSNEDTRIIVARNDKDYKIYNIEELLPHGFSGDDVNV, via the coding sequence ATGGAAATTAATAAAATGTACAAAATTGCTTTGCAATATAAACAAAACGCATACACACCATATTCTAACTATAATGTAGGATGCTGTGTAAAAGACACAGACGGAAACTATTTTGGGGGTTGTAATATCGAAAATGCATCATTCAGTCCCACTATTTGTGCTGAAAGAACTGCTATTTCAAAGATGGTTTCTGAAGGATGTAAATTAATAGATACAATTTTAATAATTGGAGATTCAGATTTTACGTATCCTTGTGGAGTTTGTAGACAGGTGATTAAAGAATTTTCTAATGAAGATACTAGGATAATAGTAGCTAGAAATGATAAAGATTACAAAATTTATAATATTGAAGAGTTACTACCTCATGGATTTAGTGGAGATGATGTAAATGTTTAA
- the era gene encoding GTPase Era, which yields MFKSGFVSVIGRSNVGKSTLLNRVLGEKLTIISDKPQTTRNKIQLIYTDENMQAIFLDTPGIQTPKNKLGDYMLKVSMSTLNEVDVITYIVDTTEEIGKLDSEIIEKLRLVNTKIILLINKIDKIASDKVNELVEMYTKVGIFEQIIPISALNGDNIEGYLTSLRNTLPDGPMYYDKDSVTDQPIRQIVQELIREKALINLSDELPHGIAITIEKFKERQDKKLIDIDATIIVEKKSHKGMVIGKKGSMIKKIGTDARIDIEQLLDTKVNLKLWVKIDEEWRNKDSRLRYLGYN from the coding sequence ATGTTTAAATCAGGATTTGTTTCAGTAATAGGAAGAAGTAATGTAGGGAAATCAACTCTTTTAAATAGAGTTTTAGGAGAAAAGCTAACGATTATTTCAGACAAACCACAAACTACCAGAAATAAAATTCAACTTATATATACAGATGAAAATATGCAAGCAATATTTCTAGATACACCAGGAATACAAACACCAAAAAATAAACTTGGAGATTATATGCTTAAAGTATCAATGTCAACATTGAATGAGGTTGATGTTATAACATATATTGTTGATACCACAGAAGAAATAGGAAAGCTGGATTCAGAAATTATAGAAAAACTAAGATTAGTTAATACAAAAATTATTTTATTAATCAATAAAATTGATAAAATAGCAAGTGATAAAGTTAATGAACTAGTAGAAATGTATACTAAAGTTGGAATATTCGAACAAATAATTCCTATTAGTGCTTTGAATGGGGATAATATTGAAGGATATTTAACCTCTCTTCGTAATACATTACCAGATGGACCTATGTATTATGATAAAGATAGTGTAACTGATCAACCTATTAGGCAGATTGTACAAGAACTAATCAGGGAAAAGGCACTTATCAATTTATCTGATGAATTACCACACGGAATAGCTATAACTATTGAAAAATTCAAAGAGAGACAAGATAAGAAGTTAATAGATATAGACGCTACAATTATCGTTGAGAAAAAAAGTCATAAAGGTATGGTAATTGGGAAAAAAGGATCAATGATTAAAAAAATAGGAACTGATGCCAGAATAGATATAGAGCAATTATTAGATACTAAAGTAAATCTTAAACTTTGGGTTAAAATAGATGAAGAGTGGAGAAATAAAGATTCTAGATTAAGGTATTTGGGATACAACTAA
- the recO gene encoding DNA repair protein RecO, whose amino-acid sequence MDKDYIKTQAIVLEHIVYGENSIILNVFSKEEGIIGIFINNINSMKSIIEFNVLSVNDFTLKKGNQFYYLVDYDLINSNFNIRTNYRSELFSLVIVDLIKSIFYNEVCNEKVYALILKTVIFLSKYSEDQYALINAFILKLVSYLGYQPSMFYQNSHNRFYLDGGFVDSDGEYYQIDNLHAKYMIYLMKNRYDDIINKKYESINENEILKILLKYTMNNFGIEYLGSLGYLEYL is encoded by the coding sequence ATGGATAAAGACTACATCAAGACACAAGCGATTGTACTAGAACATATTGTTTATGGAGAAAACTCTATAATATTAAATGTTTTTAGTAAAGAAGAAGGTATTATTGGTATTTTTATCAATAATATTAATTCTATGAAGTCAATTATTGAATTTAACGTTTTATCAGTGAATGATTTTACTTTAAAAAAAGGAAATCAATTCTACTACTTGGTAGATTATGATTTGATTAATTCTAACTTCAATATTAGAACTAATTACAGATCAGAATTATTTAGCTTAGTAATTGTCGATTTAATTAAGTCGATTTTTTATAATGAAGTTTGCAATGAAAAAGTATATGCCTTGATTTTAAAAACAGTAATATTCTTATCCAAATATTCTGAAGATCAATACGCTTTAATAAATGCGTTTATTTTGAAACTTGTATCATATCTTGGATATCAACCTAGTATGTTTTATCAAAATAGTCACAATAGGTTTTATTTAGATGGTGGATTTGTAGATTCTGATGGAGAATACTATCAAATTGATAATTTGCATGCAAAGTATATGATATACTTAATGAAAAATAGATATGATGATATAATTAATAAAAAGTATGAATCAATAAATGAGAATGAAATTTTAAAGATTTTGCTAAAATACACGATGAACAATTTTGGAATAGAATATTTAGGGTCATTAGGTTACCTTGAATATTTGTAA
- a CDS encoding glycine--tRNA ligase subunit beta, translating to MHNLLIDIVTKNIPNDFIGFINRSLYEKIRKEFKKLQLLYSNIDLDTIKDHFFIYVTSIENTKYTLEDYETIIINAIDSINFKYKYNHESLSFKESILQIKIFNEEQHKTINFNDVDENKNNELVNSSTFNDFSSALLKNEIILKKDQRLESFEKSANKLARANGCSIINNKSIMNEYANKFDYPVSVEGSFDEKYLCIDKSILYTVLMENFKVLPMEFENGNSSNFFVYAKNKNSEDSRVLCAEINNKLEEINNLITKKSDKKLEDFVEDLKNVTYINNYGNFYDKTQRLIKISPELCKMLSVSEETVNSVNRISFLCKADKATEIVKKCPYLHGLIGRLYAKSDGEENIVYDGVYEHIKPRFISESIPNSTAARIVAISDKMEYVMSYIISSSDENFKYNYKLRKTITSVISIILKSELDFNLSDFITKILYVFLQDKGIVDYEYFEKSIKEIILDVYRDECIKSGYDFDEIDVINYANLNIFKLNRLLTNLHEINSKYNGKLMLQIQKMLEVNCNECKYTPMELDSNNLCDMFERLSKCSDEDLAFYKLIFKGVFNKLN from the coding sequence ATGCACAACTTATTAATTGATATAGTGACTAAGAATATACCTAATGACTTTATTGGATTTATAAATAGATCACTTTACGAAAAAATAAGAAAAGAATTTAAAAAACTTCAATTACTATATTCAAATATAGATTTGGATACAATAAAAGATCATTTTTTTATTTATGTTACTAGCATAGAAAATACCAAATACACGCTAGAAGATTACGAAACCATAATAATTAATGCAATTGATTCTATAAATTTTAAATATAAATATAATCACGAGAGTTTATCATTTAAAGAGTCTATTTTGCAAATAAAAATTTTTAATGAAGAACAGCATAAAACAATAAATTTTAATGATGTTGATGAAAATAAGAATAACGAATTAGTTAATTCTTCTACTTTTAACGATTTTTCCTCTGCGTTATTGAAAAATGAAATTATATTGAAAAAAGACCAGAGACTAGAATCTTTTGAAAAAAGTGCTAATAAACTTGCAAGAGCTAACGGATGCTCAATAATTAATAATAAGAGCATAATGAATGAATATGCTAATAAGTTTGATTATCCTGTAAGTGTAGAAGGTTCATTCGACGAAAAATATCTATGCATTGATAAATCAATACTATATACAGTTTTAATGGAAAATTTTAAGGTATTACCAATGGAATTTGAAAATGGAAATAGTTCTAACTTTTTTGTCTATGCTAAAAATAAAAATTCCGAAGACTCTCGAGTTTTGTGTGCTGAAATTAATAATAAATTGGAAGAAATAAATAATTTGATAACTAAAAAGTCAGATAAAAAACTTGAAGATTTTGTAGAAGATTTAAAAAACGTTACTTATATTAATAATTATGGTAACTTTTATGATAAAACACAAAGACTAATAAAAATATCTCCTGAATTATGTAAGATGCTTTCGGTTAGCGAAGAAACAGTTAATTCTGTAAACAGAATTTCATTTCTGTGTAAAGCAGATAAAGCAACAGAAATTGTTAAAAAGTGTCCTTACTTACATGGATTAATTGGTAGATTGTATGCTAAGTCTGATGGAGAAGAAAATATTGTTTATGATGGTGTTTATGAGCATATTAAACCAAGATTTATATCTGAAAGTATTCCAAATTCAACAGCGGCTAGAATTGTAGCAATTTCTGATAAAATGGAATATGTTATGTCTTACATAATATCAAGCAGTGACGAAAATTTTAAATATAATTACAAGCTAAGAAAAACTATTACATCGGTGATATCTATTATTCTCAAATCAGAATTGGATTTTAATTTAAGTGATTTTATTACTAAAATTTTATATGTATTTTTACAAGATAAAGGTATAGTAGATTATGAATATTTTGAGAAAAGTATAAAAGAAATTATTCTTGATGTTTACAGAGACGAATGCATAAAATCAGGGTATGATTTTGATGAAATTGATGTGATTAATTATGCTAATTTAAATATTTTTAAATTAAATCGTTTATTGACAAACTTACATGAAATAAATTCAAAATATAATGGTAAATTAATGTTACAGATTCAAAAAATGCTAGAGGTAAATTGTAATGAGTGTAAGTATACACCGATGGAATTAGATAGCAATAATTTGTGTGATATGTTTGAAAGATTATCAAAATGCTCTGATGAAGATTTGGCTTTTTATAAATTAATTTTTAAAGGTGTATTTAATAAATTAAATTAA